The Helicobacter mustelae genome has a segment encoding these proteins:
- a CDS encoding NAD(P)/FAD-dependent oxidoreductase — protein MKKIVVLGAGYGSLAFLKSLDQTGLDAYEVVLISKQDYHYTSILLHEVASGARVDVRYHLSEILPRNIITIKDTVVRIEENEVIGEKKHYAYDYLIIGLGFQSDTFGIPGIKEFTTPIIDFEGALALREQIYAQIRKYKTSKDPLDLKFVICGGGFSGIETIASLAINLKKECQNHGVDPSLLDLICIEAMPEILPMFPQTLVQDAKNYLQTLGVKLATGCKILRCEQNKVVVERTEGESKIEDGFEAGVIIWTAGVKGNGVVENSPFFTSGRSKIEVDAYLQPTNQEHQEKMHNIYVLGDCAALKDPSSGRFYPPTAQIAMKQGEYLAQAFRNRILGSGGVQGFAYKSEGTICSLGEHYAIGIVGSREFKGKMAIYLKRMIEKKWIFKILGYFKGLFR, from the coding sequence ATGAAAAAAATTGTTGTACTGGGCGCAGGATATGGATCTTTGGCATTTCTAAAAAGTCTGGATCAAACTGGTCTTGATGCGTATGAGGTGGTGTTAATTAGCAAGCAGGATTATCACTATACAAGCATTTTGCTTCATGAAGTGGCAAGTGGTGCGCGCGTAGATGTGAGATATCATCTCAGTGAGATTTTGCCGCGCAATATCATCACTATCAAAGACACAGTTGTGCGCATTGAGGAAAATGAGGTCATTGGGGAGAAGAAACATTATGCTTATGATTATCTCATCATTGGCCTGGGATTCCAGAGCGATACCTTTGGCATTCCTGGGATTAAGGAATTCACCACCCCCATCATCGATTTTGAAGGTGCACTAGCTCTCAGAGAGCAAATCTATGCACAAATCCGAAAATACAAGACCTCTAAAGATCCCCTAGATCTCAAATTTGTGATTTGCGGGGGTGGGTTTAGCGGGATTGAGACCATCGCATCCCTTGCCATCAATCTCAAAAAGGAATGCCAGAATCATGGTGTTGATCCTAGTTTGCTTGATCTCATTTGCATCGAGGCAATGCCAGAGATTCTACCAATGTTCCCACAAACTCTAGTTCAGGATGCAAAAAATTATCTACAGACCTTAGGTGTGAAGTTGGCAACGGGCTGCAAGATTTTGCGTTGTGAACAGAATAAAGTGGTGGTAGAGCGCACAGAGGGGGAGAGCAAGATTGAGGATGGTTTTGAGGCGGGAGTGATCATCTGGACTGCTGGGGTGAAGGGCAATGGGGTGGTAGAGAATTCTCCTTTTTTTACCTCAGGGCGCAGCAAAATAGAAGTGGATGCCTACCTCCAGCCAACCAACCAAGAGCATCAAGAAAAAATGCATAATATCTATGTGTTGGGAGATTGTGCCGCGCTAAAAGATCCTTCCAGTGGGAGATTTTATCCACCTACAGCTCAGATTGCTATGAAGCAGGGGGAGTATTTAGCCCAGGCATTTAGGAATAGGATTTTAGGTAGTGGGGGTGTGCAGGGATTTGCATACAAAAGTGAGGGCACCATTTGCTCTCTAGGAGAACATTATGCAATCGGAATTGTGGGAAGCAGGGAGTTCAAGGGTAAGATGGCAATCTATCTCAAAAGAATGATTGAAAAAAAATGGATTTTCAAAATCCTTGGCTATTTCAAGGGTCTTTTTCGATAG
- a CDS encoding AMIN domain-containing protein, giving the protein MKRIFTTLFALFFLAVARDNPFESAVDPNMDSQTSEDNIKKNFESFDFKLPSTARILKSITITYQNIDGSIEQKILPIEKSVDWHYPIALTQRDAIIDKEENTQYFSTKKMIFFAKDSKLYITTKRKMLRNFILPEPFRIIIDLSKDPSDGDEVLDLKQKYFSSVTMSTHKNFFRISITLDGHYRYEITPSDDGYILSVQ; this is encoded by the coding sequence ATGAAAAGAATATTCACTACTCTTTTTGCATTATTTTTTTTGGCAGTGGCACGAGATAATCCCTTCGAATCGGCAGTAGATCCCAATATGGACTCTCAAACCAGCGAGGATAATATCAAAAAAAATTTTGAAAGCTTTGATTTTAAACTTCCCTCTACAGCAAGAATCCTCAAATCCATCACCATCACCTATCAAAATATCGATGGCAGCATCGAGCAAAAAATCCTACCTATCGAGAAGAGTGTTGATTGGCATTATCCCATAGCACTTACCCAAAGGGATGCCATTATCGACAAAGAGGAAAATACGCAGTATTTCTCCACCAAAAAAATGATCTTTTTTGCCAAGGATAGCAAGCTCTACATCACCACCAAGCGCAAGATGTTGCGCAATTTCATCCTACCTGAACCCTTCCGCATCATTATTGATCTAAGCAAGGATCCAAGCGATGGGGATGAAGTATTAGATCTCAAGCAAAAATATTTCTCCTCTGTTACCATGAGCACACATAAGAATTTCTTCCGCATTAGCATCACCTTGGATGGGCATTATCGATATGAGATCACACCCAGTGATGATGGATATATCCTGAGTGTGCAATAA